One window of Methanobacterium alkalithermotolerans genomic DNA carries:
- the topA gene encoding DNA topoisomerase I, which produces MHEVIICEKPKSSEKIAQALSPHAEKKTYKKVAYWEFEEEGKKTTVLSAVGHLYSLKPLNSKNEHFFDLEWIPLYDIDKKKSYVKDYVNAIKKFGKGADIFIHACDYDIEGTLIGYNALKYICGDKSVENALRMKFSTLTKEDVLNAYHKPIDLDFNQVDSGIARHVLDFIFGVNISKALMKSVRESTSRFIKLSAGRVQTPTLSILVDREKEIREFVPVPYWMIKALLEEGIVADNKKGKIWDKKEAEAVLSNCKGNDAVVDHIKLLNTTKKPPFPFDLGSLQSEAYGVFGFSPKRTQQIAQNLYTEGYTSYPRTSSQKLPKSIGYEGILEKLSKDSAFKKQIKKLPTPLKPNEGKKKDEAHPSIHPTGVLPKKLSTDDRKLYELIVYRFISVFGEDATLETMKTELKIGEEDFLFRRKRISYMGWLEHYPFRKVENDEFPDIKKGDRLKVKKIRSEEKETKPPARYNEASLIRELEKRGLGTKSTRADIIAILYDRKYIYGKQITVNQLGENIIDTLREYSPQITSEELTRQFENELQEIMAAEITKEKVIDDAKKEVISILEDVEKSKLKIGQKIYDAYQESRIVGECKCKGNLVLKYSPRNKSTFVGCSNYPDCKATYSLPRGASVLKTTCEKCSLPLISFGKPRQRACLDPKCGQDGKETKPEVVGKCPECGKQLLKRSGRYGEFIGCSGFPKCRFTQSLEEKEANKSG; this is translated from the coding sequence ATGCATGAGGTCATTATCTGTGAGAAGCCCAAGTCCTCTGAGAAAATAGCTCAAGCTTTATCTCCCCATGCGGAGAAAAAAACTTATAAAAAAGTAGCATACTGGGAATTTGAGGAAGAAGGGAAAAAGACCACCGTTTTATCTGCTGTGGGACACCTGTATTCTTTAAAGCCATTAAATTCGAAAAATGAACATTTTTTTGATTTGGAATGGATCCCACTTTATGATATAGATAAAAAAAAATCTTATGTTAAAGATTACGTAAATGCTATTAAAAAATTCGGAAAAGGTGCAGATATATTCATTCATGCCTGTGATTATGATATAGAAGGTACTTTAATTGGTTATAATGCCTTAAAATATATTTGTGGCGATAAAAGTGTGGAAAATGCCCTTAGAATGAAATTTTCGACTCTGACTAAAGAAGATGTTCTTAATGCTTATCACAAACCCATAGATTTAGATTTTAATCAGGTGGATAGTGGAATCGCCCGGCATGTACTGGACTTTATTTTTGGGGTGAATATTTCCAAAGCATTGATGAAATCTGTGCGTGAATCCACATCACGTTTTATTAAGTTATCAGCAGGGAGAGTGCAAACTCCTACTTTATCCATACTGGTAGATCGCGAAAAAGAGATCCGTGAATTTGTACCGGTTCCTTACTGGATGATAAAGGCCCTTTTAGAAGAAGGCATAGTTGCAGATAATAAAAAAGGAAAGATATGGGATAAAAAAGAAGCAGAAGCAGTTCTTAGTAATTGCAAAGGTAATGATGCTGTGGTGGACCATATAAAATTGCTCAACACTACTAAAAAACCACCGTTTCCATTTGATTTAGGGAGTTTACAGTCAGAAGCTTACGGAGTTTTTGGATTTAGTCCTAAGAGAACTCAGCAAATAGCTCAAAATCTTTACACTGAAGGTTATACTTCCTACCCCCGTACATCATCTCAAAAATTGCCTAAAAGTATTGGATATGAGGGCATATTAGAAAAGCTTTCTAAAGATTCTGCCTTTAAAAAACAAATTAAAAAACTTCCCACCCCTTTAAAACCTAATGAAGGTAAAAAAAAGGACGAAGCTCACCCTTCTATTCACCCTACTGGAGTATTGCCAAAAAAATTAAGTACTGATGACCGTAAACTTTATGAACTTATCGTTTATCGATTTATAAGCGTTTTTGGAGAAGATGCAACTTTAGAAACCATGAAAACCGAACTTAAAATTGGTGAAGAAGATTTTCTATTCCGTAGAAAACGTATTTCATATATGGGGTGGTTAGAACATTATCCTTTCCGTAAAGTGGAAAATGATGAGTTTCCAGATATCAAAAAAGGTGATCGGCTTAAAGTAAAAAAAATACGGTCTGAAGAAAAAGAAACCAAACCTCCTGCCCGTTATAACGAAGCATCATTAATAAGAGAACTGGAAAAAAGAGGTCTGGGTACAAAATCTACCCGGGCAGACATAATAGCCATTTTATATGATAGAAAGTACATCTATGGAAAACAAATTACGGTGAACCAGTTAGGTGAAAATATCATTGATACTCTTCGGGAGTATTCCCCCCAGATTACCAGTGAAGAATTAACCCGGCAATTCGAAAATGAGTTGCAGGAAATAATGGCGGCAGAAATTACCAAAGAAAAGGTGATTGATGATGCTAAAAAAGAAGTAATTTCTATTCTGGAGGATGTGGAAAAAAGTAAGCTGAAGATAGGTCAAAAGATTTACGATGCTTATCAGGAAAGCCGCATTGTGGGGGAATGTAAGTGTAAGGGAAATCTGGTACTAAAATACTCCCCCCGAAATAAAAGTACCTTTGTAGGATGTTCTAATTACCCGGACTGTAAAGCTACCTACTCTTTACCTCGAGGTGCCAGTGTTTTAAAGACAACATGTGAAAAGTGCAGTCTTCCTTTAATTTCGTTTGGTAAACCCCGCCAAAGAGCCTGTTTAGATCCTAAATGTGGCCAGGATGGTAAGGAAACCAAACCAGAAGTAGTAGGTAAGTGTCCAGAATGTGGTAAACAATTACTTAAGCGTTCTGGAAGATATGGGGAGTTCATAGGATGTAGTGGTTTTCCTAAATGTCGTTTTACCCAGTCACTTGAAGAAAAAGAGGCCAATAAATCCGGATAG
- the serB gene encoding phosphoserine phosphatase SerB, translating to MIKLVVFDLDNVIIDGEAIDEIGKLMGIQDQIMEITKKAMEGDMDFETSIKERVKLLKGAKIDEISALADKMPLMNGAEKAIKDLKKKGYKLAIISGSFEEIANPIKEKLGMDYAFSNVLHEEEGILTGEVSGPLVEGSKYDVLCQIIEEEGLTLEECAAVGDGANDISMIKAAKLGIAFNAKPALVEIADVSIENQDLGELVPLLEKSNADEKEKAISSIMEGSMDNAIEKKDEYEKVLSNISEERDKLNQKAKKQREIRDELNASLKENLNVAIEFRDKRNKINEEVEKNKKLRDNANNELKKMEWTSGRKERFKIENEIKKIDKIIETRVLDIKKENQLVKDANELRKKLMALQEDEKVQEEAQELKKVSEEYHAKVVELSEQAQEFHEKMLEYFRKTDEIRTNADESHKKFVEYKNQASQKHEEFKSVLGDIHKINKKLGGIKSRRRDMESRTSRKKNQEEKERAEEIYRKFKEGKKLSTDELLLLQKHDVF from the coding sequence TTGATTAAACTTGTAGTTTTTGACCTTGACAACGTTATTATCGATGGTGAAGCCATAGACGAAATTGGAAAGTTAATGGGTATTCAAGACCAGATAATGGAAATAACCAAAAAGGCCATGGAAGGCGACATGGACTTTGAAACCTCAATAAAAGAGAGAGTTAAACTTCTTAAAGGTGCTAAAATAGATGAAATTTCTGCTTTAGCAGATAAAATGCCCCTGATGAACGGTGCAGAGAAGGCTATAAAAGATCTAAAGAAAAAAGGCTATAAACTGGCCATAATATCTGGAAGCTTTGAAGAGATAGCTAACCCTATTAAAGAAAAGCTGGGTATGGATTATGCATTCTCCAATGTATTGCACGAAGAAGAAGGTATTCTAACCGGCGAAGTAAGTGGTCCTCTGGTAGAAGGATCTAAATATGATGTTTTATGCCAGATAATTGAAGAGGAAGGGCTTACTCTCGAAGAATGTGCTGCAGTTGGTGATGGTGCAAATGATATTTCCATGATTAAAGCGGCGAAATTAGGAATAGCATTTAATGCAAAGCCTGCTTTAGTAGAAATAGCAGATGTTTCCATTGAGAATCAGGATCTTGGCGAATTAGTTCCTCTACTGGAAAAATCCAATGCTGATGAAAAAGAAAAAGCAATTTCATCAATCATGGAAGGTAGTATGGATAATGCCATAGAAAAAAAGGATGAGTATGAAAAAGTTCTTTCTAATATCTCCGAAGAAAGAGATAAACTTAACCAAAAGGCTAAGAAGCAAAGAGAAATTCGAGATGAATTAAATGCTAGCCTTAAAGAAAATCTCAATGTTGCCATCGAATTTAGAGATAAAAGAAACAAGATAAACGAAGAAGTTGAGAAAAATAAAAAACTTCGGGATAATGCTAACAACGAACTCAAAAAGATGGAATGGACTTCTGGAAGAAAGGAAAGATTTAAAATCGAAAATGAAATAAAGAAAATCGATAAGATAATCGAAACCCGTGTCCTGGATATAAAGAAAGAAAATCAACTTGTAAAAGATGCTAATGAACTCAGGAAAAAGTTAATGGCACTTCAAGAAGATGAAAAAGTTCAAGAAGAAGCTCAGGAACTTAAAAAAGTATCTGAAGAATATCATGCAAAAGTGGTTGAACTTTCAGAGCAGGCACAGGAATTCCACGAAAAAATGCTGGAATATTTCCGTAAAACAGATGAAATAAGGACTAATGCCGATGAATCCCACAAAAAATTTGTTGAATATAAAAACCAGGCCTCCCAAAAGCATGAGGAGTTTAAATCCGTCCTGGGGGACATTCACAAAATTAATAAAAAGTTGGGTGGCATAAAATCACGAAGAAGAGATATGGAAAGCAGGACTTCCCGGAAGAAAAATCAGGAAGAAAAGGAAAGAGCCGAAGAAATTTATCGCAAATTCAAAGAAGGTAAAAAACTATCTACTGATGAGTTATTACTTCTACAAAAACACGACGTTTTCTAA
- a CDS encoding TATA-box-binding protein encodes MTDVEIKVENIVASATLGKSIDLPTVAKALEGVDFNREQFPGLVYKLKEPKTAALIFGSGKLVCTGAKSIDDSKLAIKITVDQMRTMDPDIPEEFEIKIQNIVASANLMKTLNLEAVALGLENTEYEPEQFPGLVYRLGEPKVVLLLFGSGKVVCTGAKSKEDAKLGVAKTRDRLEELDLI; translated from the coding sequence TTGACCGATGTGGAAATTAAAGTGGAAAACATAGTTGCCTCGGCTACTCTTGGAAAATCTATTGATCTTCCTACTGTTGCTAAAGCACTTGAAGGTGTTGATTTTAACCGCGAACAATTCCCTGGTTTGGTTTACAAACTTAAAGAACCTAAAACTGCTGCATTGATTTTTGGTTCTGGGAAATTGGTATGTACCGGGGCAAAATCTATAGACGACTCTAAATTGGCCATAAAAATTACTGTGGACCAAATGAGAACTATGGATCCGGACATTCCTGAAGAATTTGAAATAAAAATTCAAAACATAGTTGCTTCTGCTAATTTAATGAAAACTTTAAATCTGGAAGCAGTTGCATTAGGATTAGAAAATACTGAATACGAACCAGAACAGTTCCCTGGGCTAGTTTATCGTTTAGGTGAACCAAAAGTGGTTTTACTGCTCTTTGGATCAGGTAAAGTAGTATGCACTGGAGCCAAGAGCAAAGAAGATGCCAAACTAGGTGTCGCTAAAACTCGAGACCGGCTCGAAGAGCTGGATTTGATTTAA